The following proteins come from a genomic window of Aequorivita marisscotiae:
- the gap gene encoding type I glyceraldehyde-3-phosphate dehydrogenase gives MIKIAINGFGRVGRLVFRVAATREDIEIVAINDLLDVEHLAYLLKYDSVHGKFPGTVAVKNKELWVNGNKIRVTSQERPENLKWDEVNATIVIDCTGIFKEVDSAAAHLKAGAKKVIISAPSKTAPMFVMGVNHKNVKPTDTIISNASCTTNCLAPLTKIINDEYGIVEGLMTTVHAVTASQATVDQPSKKNYRIGRNALSNIIPTSTGAAIAVTKVIPELEGKLTGMAFRVPTTNVSVVDLTVRTKQPTTYDAIKTLFKNAADNEYNGIVNYTEDPVVSQDFISDPYICTFDANAGIALNDNFFKLVAWYDNEYGYSAKLVDLAAHIATI, from the coding sequence ATGATAAAAATAGCAATTAATGGCTTTGGCCGAGTAGGGCGCTTAGTCTTTAGAGTAGCAGCCACAAGGGAGGATATAGAAATAGTAGCCATAAACGATTTACTGGATGTAGAACATCTGGCTTATTTATTAAAATACGACTCCGTACACGGAAAATTCCCTGGAACAGTAGCGGTAAAGAATAAAGAACTATGGGTTAACGGAAATAAAATTCGCGTAACTTCACAAGAACGCCCCGAAAACCTAAAATGGGACGAAGTTAATGCTACAATTGTAATAGATTGCACCGGTATTTTTAAGGAAGTAGATTCTGCTGCGGCACATTTAAAAGCAGGAGCAAAAAAGGTAATAATTTCTGCACCTTCAAAAACAGCTCCTATGTTCGTTATGGGCGTTAATCACAAAAATGTAAAACCAACTGATACAATAATTTCAAATGCTTCTTGTACTACAAATTGTCTTGCGCCATTAACCAAAATAATAAATGATGAATACGGTATAGTTGAAGGCTTAATGACTACTGTACACGCCGTAACAGCCTCTCAGGCTACCGTAGATCAGCCTTCAAAGAAAAATTACAGGATCGGAAGAAATGCACTCAGCAATATAATTCCTACAAGTACGGGTGCCGCAATTGCCGTAACCAAAGTTATTCCGGAGCTAGAAGGTAAACTAACGGGTATGGCATTCCGGGTGCCAACTACAAATGTATCTGTAGTAGATTTAACTGTCCGTACCAAACAACCAACAACCTACGATGCAATAAAGACCCTTTTTAAGAATGCAGCTGACAATGAATATAACGGAATTGTAAATTATACTGAAGATCCCGTAGTATCGCAAGATTTTATTTCGGACCCCTATATTTGTACTTTCGATGCAAATGCAGGTATAGCGCTTAATGATAATTTCTTTAAGTTAGTGGCCTGGTACGACAACGAATATGGCTACTCCGCAAAACTTGTAGATTTGGCAGCACATATTGCAACTATATAG
- a CDS encoding anthranilate synthase component I family protein: MRTLKNFSFSLTEASKERLLYWAQQFDEVVWLDSNHYVQKHQTHQAILAVDAFTALKTDFHNAFDNLKEYQNTTADWIFGYLTYDLKNDVEKLYSNNFDGLGFPDLYFFQPKKLFLFSENSVEVHYLNMVADEIEEDWASILKTVAVPDENEDLEPVKITMRTSKDSYIQKVEKTLAHIKRGDIYEANICQEFFDSNAKIHPLKTFLQLNKISKPPFSVFLKLNNFYALSASPERYLKKRGNSVISQPIKGTAKRLKNKADDLQMAQQLAKDPKERSENIMITDLVRNDLSRIAEKGSVTVDELCAIYTFEQVHQMISTVRCSVPTDFSSVEILRNTYPMGSMTGAPKISAMQIIEEIEDAKRGLYSGAIGYFSPVGDFDFNVVIRSILYNATKKYISFSVGSAITGNSIPEKEYEECLLKAKAMREVLKCSE, translated from the coding sequence ATGCGAACGCTGAAGAATTTTTCTTTTTCGTTGACGGAAGCTAGTAAAGAACGCCTTTTATATTGGGCGCAGCAGTTTGATGAGGTTGTTTGGTTAGATAGTAACCACTATGTTCAAAAACATCAAACCCATCAAGCTATTTTGGCCGTAGATGCTTTTACCGCACTTAAAACAGATTTTCACAACGCTTTCGATAATTTAAAAGAATACCAGAACACAACCGCAGATTGGATTTTTGGATATCTTACTTACGATTTAAAAAACGATGTGGAAAAGCTATATTCTAATAATTTTGATGGGCTTGGCTTTCCCGACTTGTATTTTTTTCAACCAAAAAAGCTATTTCTTTTTTCTGAGAACAGTGTTGAGGTTCACTATTTAAATATGGTTGCCGATGAGATTGAAGAAGACTGGGCATCCATTCTTAAAACTGTAGCAGTACCCGATGAAAATGAAGATTTAGAACCGGTTAAAATTACAATGCGCACATCAAAAGATAGCTATATCCAGAAAGTAGAAAAAACGCTTGCACATATTAAACGCGGCGATATTTATGAAGCAAATATTTGTCAAGAGTTTTTTGACAGTAACGCTAAAATACACCCGCTAAAAACCTTTCTTCAACTTAATAAAATTTCAAAACCGCCTTTTTCGGTTTTTCTAAAACTGAATAATTTTTATGCACTTTCAGCCTCTCCCGAACGCTATCTTAAAAAAAGAGGAAACAGCGTAATTTCACAACCAATTAAAGGCACTGCAAAACGGTTAAAAAACAAAGCTGATGATTTACAAATGGCGCAACAATTAGCCAAAGACCCAAAAGAACGCAGCGAAAATATAATGATTACAGATTTGGTGCGTAACGATCTGTCGCGCATTGCCGAAAAGGGAAGTGTTACCGTAGATGAACTTTGCGCAATTTATACTTTTGAACAAGTGCATCAAATGATTTCAACAGTACGTTGTAGCGTTCCAACTGATTTTTCGAGCGTTGAGATTTTAAGAAATACCTACCCGATGGGCAGTATGACGGGCGCACCAAAAATTTCTGCAATGCAAATTATTGAAGAAATTGAAGACGCCAAACGCGGCTTATACAGTGGTGCAATTGGCTATTTTTCTCCAGTGGGAGATTTTGATTTTAATGTAGTAATTAGAAGCATACTCTACAATGCAACTAAAAAATACATCAGTTTTTCGGTGGGTAGTGCAATTACCGGTAATTCGATACCCGAAAAGGAATATGAAGAGTGCTTGCTTAAAGCAAAAGCAATGCGGGAAGTATTAAAATGTTCAGAATAA
- a CDS encoding NADPH-dependent FMN reductase — protein sequence MKKIVFFAGSNYSKSLNHKLVSYAYSKLAGHTTELIKLTDYQLPLYSEDLERERGYPADLKILYNKIKETDALVISVNEHNGMVSAFFKNFIDWLSRLDRKFLSEKKILLMSTSNGKRGGASALEYTKNVLPRFGGTVVESFSIPSFSENFSEDSQEISNEVLLLGFNDVIQNFAHQIQQ from the coding sequence ATGAAAAAAATAGTATTCTTCGCAGGGAGTAATTACAGCAAATCCCTCAACCATAAATTGGTTAGTTATGCCTACTCAAAATTGGCGGGCCATACAACCGAATTAATAAAATTAACAGATTATCAGTTGCCGCTCTACAGCGAAGATTTAGAGCGCGAACGGGGCTATCCGGCAGATTTAAAAATTCTATACAACAAAATAAAGGAAACCGATGCTTTAGTAATTTCTGTAAATGAACACAACGGAATGGTTTCGGCCTTTTTTAAAAATTTTATAGATTGGCTCTCGCGATTGGATCGAAAATTTTTGAGCGAAAAGAAAATCTTGTTAATGAGTACTTCAAATGGAAAACGTGGAGGCGCTTCAGCTTTAGAATACACTAAAAACGTATTGCCGAGATTTGGAGGTACCGTTGTTGAAAGTTTTAGTATTCCTTCATTCTCTGAGAATTTTTCGGAAGATTCACAAGAAATTTCAAACGAAGTGTTGCTACTCGGTTTTAATGATGTGATTCAAAATTTTGCACATCAAATTCAACAATAA
- a CDS encoding fumarate hydratase yields the protein MNYSVISGDIVSSTSLSNADNQFVAENLKRLLSELTREFNIYGRLIKGDYLECVVPNAADGLQVALAIKSFVKAIPIDAKNYKEHDNRVKQFKIHGIRLAIGYGELSRFNPEEGIIDGEAIYLSGREISGETTYNKERIVIKNTLFFASKNEDLNKNFQPLLALLDVLFSKATARQCEVLYLKLMKNQEDEIAKQLGIGQSAVNQHSTSVGWNAIDEAVNYFKMVISK from the coding sequence ATGAATTATTCAGTAATATCTGGAGATATAGTTTCATCTACCAGTTTAAGCAACGCCGACAACCAGTTTGTTGCAGAAAATTTAAAACGATTGCTAAGCGAATTAACGCGTGAATTTAATATTTACGGTCGCCTTATTAAAGGAGATTATTTAGAATGTGTAGTTCCAAATGCGGCAGACGGCCTACAAGTAGCGCTCGCCATTAAAAGTTTTGTAAAGGCAATACCCATTGATGCTAAAAATTATAAGGAGCACGACAACCGCGTAAAACAATTTAAAATCCATGGAATTAGGTTAGCCATAGGATATGGCGAACTAAGCCGATTTAATCCCGAAGAAGGGATAATTGATGGCGAAGCAATTTATTTATCGGGTCGTGAAATTAGTGGCGAAACTACCTATAATAAGGAGCGGATAGTTATAAAAAACACATTGTTTTTTGCTTCGAAAAACGAAGATTTAAATAAAAACTTTCAACCTTTACTTGCCCTGTTAGATGTTTTATTCAGTAAAGCTACTGCCAGACAATGCGAGGTTTTATATTTAAAATTGATGAAAAACCAAGAAGACGAAATAGCCAAACAATTAGGTATTGGACAATCTGCCGTCAATCAACATTCCACTAGTGTTGGCTGGAACGCTATTGATGAAGCAGTAAACTATTTTAAGATGGTAATTTCAAAATAG
- a CDS encoding DUF6345 domain-containing protein, whose amino-acid sequence MILAVSFVLIFSTISFSGSRKIGGYVDQAESRFVRNVWNFIKNFQSPKNIGSHSWQYEQYYWAEPYEFTTSHQNYVDAMDLAYVAGHGNYHYIQTNQSLGLGVNLKTVPQYGNSGDDLEFMIIESCYTVSSRPEKSNWWSDYNAMFGGMHQLVGFHTLSHSDNGIPNNYAGKLKNNGAVWQSWFDAVDEERFWIFNPSYYDPQYGSNYPYPGLASVIVGRGCTNDRLGSYASDPAPGTGGMYTYWQY is encoded by the coding sequence TTGATTCTAGCTGTTAGTTTCGTTTTGATATTTAGCACAATTTCCTTTTCAGGAAGCCGCAAAATTGGCGGTTACGTAGATCAGGCTGAAAGCCGGTTTGTTAGAAATGTATGGAATTTTATAAAAAATTTCCAAAGCCCGAAAAACATTGGTTCCCACAGTTGGCAATACGAACAGTATTATTGGGCCGAACCATATGAATTTACCACTTCGCACCAAAATTATGTAGATGCTATGGATTTAGCCTATGTAGCTGGCCACGGTAATTATCATTACATCCAAACCAATCAAAGTTTGGGCTTGGGAGTAAACCTAAAAACAGTACCCCAATACGGAAACTCGGGAGACGATTTAGAATTTATGATAATTGAATCGTGTTACACGGTATCTTCGCGACCCGAAAAATCTAATTGGTGGAGCGATTATAATGCAATGTTTGGTGGCATGCACCAATTGGTTGGTTTCCATACACTAAGCCATTCCGACAATGGAATACCTAACAACTACGCCGGTAAGCTTAAAAATAATGGGGCTGTTTGGCAATCATGGTTTGATGCTGTTGACGAAGAACGCTTCTGGATTTTTAATCCTTCATATTACGACCCACAATACGGGAGCAATTATCCGTATCCGGGATTGGCAAGTGTAATTGTAGGCAGAGGTTGCACCAATGACAGACTGGGTTCCTATGCTAGCGATCCCGCGCCAGGAACCGGAGGAATGTACACTTACTGGCAATATTAA
- the pgi gene encoding glucose-6-phosphate isomerase, whose translation MSLPAVNPTKTEAWKALENHYQNIKEHQMQQVFSEDGKRANRFKIEWQDFYFDFSKNRITDETISLLLKLAEEVKLKEAIDLQFSGAKINKTEDRAVLHTALRNFDSLKPEVKDTLQKMQYFSEKIIGGAHKGFSGKSITDVVNVGIGGSHLGPEMVTEALKCYKNHLNVHFIANIDGDEVAEKLNRLNPETTLFIIVSKSFTTQETLVNASVIRNWFLENTSKDDIQKHFVAVSANVDKAMDFGISADNVFPMPDWVGGRFSLWSAVGLSISCAVGFKNFEAMLFGAFEADKHFKSQPFKKNIPVIMALLSVWYNNFFGAESEAVVPYSHYLHKLVPYLQQAVMESNGKSVDRNGENVNYQTGTIVWGSVGTNAQHAFFQLLHQGTKLIPTDFIGFSEPLHGNLENNNILMANLFAQTEALWEGTQLKTVESTFKHFEGNKPSNTILIKKLTPKNFGSLIALYEHKLFVQGIIWNIFSYDQWGVELGKTVAKTTLKAIENQQLSLLENASTKNLVSKIVEK comes from the coding sequence ATGTCATTACCCGCCGTAAATCCTACTAAAACTGAAGCTTGGAAAGCGCTTGAAAATCACTACCAAAATATAAAGGAACATCAAATGCAGCAGGTGTTTTCTGAAGATGGCAAAAGGGCCAATCGCTTTAAAATTGAATGGCAAGATTTTTATTTCGATTTTTCCAAAAATAGAATAACCGATGAAACCATATCACTCTTGTTAAAATTGGCCGAAGAGGTAAAGTTGAAAGAAGCCATAGACTTACAGTTTTCGGGAGCAAAAATTAACAAAACCGAAGATCGAGCAGTATTGCACACCGCCTTGCGCAATTTTGATAGTTTGAAACCCGAGGTAAAGGATACGCTGCAAAAAATGCAATACTTTTCAGAAAAAATTATTGGTGGCGCGCATAAAGGTTTTTCAGGAAAATCTATTACCGATGTTGTTAATGTAGGTATTGGCGGCAGTCATTTGGGGCCGGAAATGGTTACCGAAGCTCTCAAGTGTTATAAAAACCATTTAAACGTTCATTTTATCGCAAACATAGATGGCGATGAAGTTGCTGAAAAACTAAACAGGTTAAACCCTGAAACTACACTTTTTATAATTGTTTCAAAAAGTTTTACAACACAGGAAACGTTGGTGAACGCTTCGGTAATTAGGAATTGGTTTTTAGAAAATACATCTAAAGACGATATTCAAAAACATTTTGTCGCTGTTTCGGCAAATGTTGATAAAGCAATGGATTTTGGTATTTCGGCAGACAATGTTTTTCCCATGCCGGATTGGGTTGGTGGTAGGTTTTCGCTTTGGAGTGCAGTGGGACTATCTATTTCCTGTGCCGTTGGTTTTAAAAATTTTGAAGCCATGCTTTTTGGTGCTTTTGAGGCCGATAAACATTTTAAAAGCCAACCCTTTAAAAAAAATATACCTGTAATAATGGCGCTGCTCTCGGTATGGTACAATAATTTTTTTGGAGCCGAAAGCGAAGCAGTGGTTCCGTATTCGCATTATTTACATAAACTTGTTCCGTATTTACAACAGGCCGTGATGGAGAGTAACGGTAAAAGTGTTGATAGAAATGGCGAAAATGTAAATTATCAAACCGGCACTATTGTTTGGGGCAGTGTGGGTACCAATGCGCAGCACGCTTTTTTTCAATTGCTACATCAAGGTACAAAATTAATTCCAACAGATTTTATTGGTTTTAGTGAACCCTTGCACGGCAATCTTGAAAATAACAATATTTTAATGGCGAATTTGTTTGCGCAAACTGAAGCGTTGTGGGAAGGCACCCAGTTAAAGACCGTTGAAAGCACTTTTAAACATTTTGAAGGAAATAAACCTTCCAATACAATTTTAATAAAGAAATTAACGCCCAAGAATTTCGGAAGTTTAATTGCTTTATACGAGCATAAACTTTTTGTACAAGGAATTATTTGGAATATTTTTAGTTACGATCAATGGGGAGTGGAGTTAGGAAAAACAGTTGCAAAAACTACATTAAAAGCTATTGAAAATCAACAATTATCGCTGTTGGAAAACGCTTCTACAAAAAATCTTGTTTCAAAAATAGTTGAGAAATAG
- a CDS encoding N-acetylglucosamine kinase, with the protein MILITDGGSTKCDWVLLDKSGNVLLKTATLGLNPTVVPKDELLLRIASNTDLKNVFEQIEILNFYGAGCGTISPRTILLEVLQTLFPKAKVSVAEDLAAAVYAATTKPGIVCILGTGSNSCYFDGTEIHAPIASLGYILMDEASGNYFGKRLIRDYFYRRMPDEIALEFEKCFNLNADEIKMNLYKKLNPNAYLASFAQFIFAQPEHLLNFDTSKTGAKKINPYFYELIKEGITQFIECRVLCFENAREVPIHFIGSIAHFSKDIIKDCFNEYNLELGNIVQRPIDGLIEYYKDSILKSQI; encoded by the coding sequence ATGATTTTAATAACCGACGGTGGCTCTACCAAATGCGATTGGGTCTTACTAGATAAGTCTGGCAACGTGCTCTTAAAAACAGCAACTTTAGGATTAAATCCTACGGTGGTTCCCAAAGACGAATTACTGCTTCGCATTGCTTCAAATACAGATCTAAAAAATGTTTTTGAGCAAATTGAAATCCTGAATTTTTATGGCGCGGGATGCGGAACCATTTCTCCGCGAACTATTTTACTAGAAGTATTACAAACACTTTTTCCGAAAGCAAAAGTAAGCGTTGCCGAAGATTTGGCAGCTGCGGTTTACGCTGCCACTACTAAACCTGGAATTGTATGTATTTTAGGTACAGGCAGCAATAGTTGTTACTTTGATGGTACCGAAATTCACGCGCCAATTGCATCATTGGGCTATATTTTAATGGATGAAGCTAGCGGAAATTATTTCGGAAAGCGATTAATCCGCGATTACTTTTACCGCCGCATGCCAGATGAAATTGCTTTGGAATTTGAAAAATGCTTCAATTTAAATGCAGATGAAATTAAAATGAATTTGTACAAAAAACTAAATCCAAATGCATATTTGGCTTCTTTTGCGCAATTTATTTTTGCACAGCCCGAGCACCTACTTAATTTTGACACATCCAAAACCGGTGCAAAGAAAATAAACCCATATTTTTACGAGTTAATTAAAGAAGGCATTACACAATTTATTGAATGTAGGGTGCTGTGTTTCGAAAATGCGCGCGAGGTGCCCATTCATTTTATAGGCTCAATAGCTCATTTTTCAAAAGATATAATTAAGGATTGTTTTAATGAATACAATCTTGAACTCGGAAACATTGTGCAGCGTCCCATAGATGGACTCATTGAATATTATAAGGATAGCATTTTAAAATCACAGATCTAA
- the tilS gene encoding tRNA lysidine(34) synthetase TilS, with translation MFVRFEKSIKNKFPFLIGKKLLIACSGGLDSVVLTHLTKKVNLEIALAHCNFSLRGKESDSDEMFVIGLANKLEIPVFAETFDTIKFAEEHQVSTQMAARNLRYTWFAEILNNFKYDYLLTAHHLDDDLETFFINLSRGTGINGLTGIPRINNKIIRPLLDFSREEILNYAKKNSLQWREDSSNKKTDYLRNRLRLEVLPQFKKTSGSLLKNFQKTQQNLQTSRNLIEDYMALIYNLVVTETNNSYKINIQKLKDLPHTEALLYELLNSFGFTEWDDVSDLLDAQTGKQVFSKTHRLLKNREELVLTEIPANVPSTEFLVSKSGIDSPIKLKIESSKYIGETEKNLIYVAADTLKFPLKIRKWRSGDNFQPFGMKGKKKLSKFFKDEKVAITDKENIWLLVSGGRIVWIIGYRMDDRFKITEDTKDILKISLIN, from the coding sequence TTGTTTGTTCGCTTCGAAAAAAGTATAAAAAATAAGTTTCCATTTTTAATAGGAAAAAAATTGCTCATTGCCTGCAGCGGTGGGTTAGATAGTGTTGTTTTAACCCATTTAACAAAAAAAGTAAATCTAGAAATTGCTCTGGCGCATTGCAATTTTTCGCTCCGTGGTAAGGAAAGCGATAGCGATGAAATGTTTGTAATTGGGTTGGCAAATAAATTGGAAATTCCAGTTTTTGCAGAAACTTTTGATACTATTAAATTTGCTGAAGAACATCAAGTATCTACACAAATGGCGGCCCGCAACCTTCGGTACACTTGGTTTGCAGAAATTTTAAATAACTTTAAATACGACTATTTATTGACTGCCCATCACTTAGATGACGATTTGGAAACATTTTTCATCAATCTTTCTCGAGGCACAGGTATTAACGGATTAACCGGAATTCCAAGAATAAATAATAAAATTATACGCCCGCTACTGGATTTTTCGAGGGAGGAAATTCTAAATTATGCAAAGAAGAACAGTCTACAGTGGCGCGAAGACAGTAGCAATAAAAAAACAGATTATCTACGGAATAGACTTCGTTTAGAGGTCTTGCCACAATTCAAAAAAACGAGTGGTTCGTTATTGAAAAATTTTCAGAAAACACAACAAAACCTGCAAACTTCGCGTAATTTAATTGAAGATTATATGGCGCTAATCTATAATTTGGTAGTTACCGAAACAAATAATTCGTATAAAATAAACATTCAGAAATTAAAGGATTTGCCACATACCGAAGCACTACTTTATGAGCTATTAAACAGCTTTGGCTTTACTGAATGGGACGATGTTTCAGATCTGCTCGATGCACAAACAGGGAAGCAAGTTTTTTCAAAAACCCATAGGCTGCTTAAAAATAGAGAAGAATTGGTATTGACTGAAATTCCAGCTAATGTTCCCTCTACAGAATTTTTGGTTTCGAAATCGGGTATTGATTCGCCAATTAAATTAAAAATTGAATCTTCAAAATACATTGGTGAAACTGAAAAAAATTTAATTTACGTGGCTGCCGATACACTAAAATTTCCCTTAAAAATTAGAAAGTGGAGGAGTGGAGATAACTTTCAACCCTTTGGAATGAAAGGTAAAAAAAAGCTGAGTAAATTTTTTAAAGATGAAAAAGTCGCTATTACAGATAAGGAAAATATATGGTTACTCGTAAGCGGAGGGCGTATTGTTTGGATAATTGGGTATAGAATGGACGACCGTTTTAAGATAACCGAAGACACCAAAGATATTTTGAAAATTTCGCTAATTAACTAA
- a CDS encoding DUF3307 domain-containing protein, whose protein sequence is MVLEKLLLLQFIAHLCLDYFFQTDKLAQQKNTIGFKSSFLYWHALACFALAWLFSLQVDFAFAAAIIAFTHFLLDGFKRYLNNSSYFGRYAYFIDQAIHLIIIALVVVLFHKWRGINPAVEISINFKYLLIITGYLVCLKPANIFIKEVFKATDVQVSSDNEMPNAGKVIGVLERILTLTFIIVSQYSAVGFLIAAKSILRYGNNETLKTEYVLIGTMLSFGIAVIAGIVINLF, encoded by the coding sequence ATGGTGTTAGAAAAATTATTACTGCTTCAATTTATTGCACATCTGTGTTTAGACTACTTTTTTCAAACAGACAAACTTGCGCAACAAAAAAATACTATAGGATTTAAAAGTTCTTTTCTTTACTGGCACGCACTGGCTTGTTTTGCATTAGCTTGGCTTTTTTCGTTACAAGTAGATTTTGCTTTTGCTGCTGCAATCATCGCATTTACACACTTTTTATTAGACGGTTTTAAGCGTTATCTAAACAATAGCAGCTATTTTGGCCGTTATGCATATTTTATAGATCAAGCCATTCATTTGATTATAATTGCGTTGGTTGTAGTTTTATTCCATAAATGGCGCGGTATAAATCCAGCGGTAGAAATATCAATTAATTTTAAATATTTATTGATAATTACCGGATATCTTGTGTGTTTAAAACCCGCAAATATTTTTATTAAAGAAGTCTTTAAAGCCACAGATGTGCAGGTGAGTAGCGATAACGAAATGCCCAATGCAGGCAAGGTAATCGGGGTTTTGGAACGAATTTTAACCCTGACATTTATCATCGTTTCGCAGTACTCGGCGGTTGGATTTTTAATTGCTGCCAAATCTATTTTGCGCTACGGCAACAACGAAACGCTAAAGACCGAATACGTACTCATTGGAACGATGCTCAGCTTCGGAATTGCCGTTATTGCCGGTATTGTTATTAATCTCTTTTAA
- a CDS encoding Kazal-type serine protease inhibitor family protein — translation MKTKQKIFICFVLCTVSVFLFSFSGCNDGKQNTVTVETPQTPEPPEGYEQPKAPDSIPLKDLDKDCYEEITKTYKIACPDLYDPVCGCNNKNYSNSCEAERAGIKKWTKGNCK, via the coding sequence ATGAAAACTAAGCAAAAAATATTCATCTGTTTCGTACTGTGTACCGTGAGTGTATTTCTATTTAGCTTTTCGGGATGCAACGACGGAAAACAAAATACCGTAACCGTAGAAACTCCACAAACCCCAGAACCGCCAGAAGGTTATGAGCAACCAAAAGCTCCGGATTCCATTCCATTAAAAGACTTAGATAAGGATTGTTACGAAGAAATTACCAAAACATACAAAATAGCCTGCCCAGATTTATACGATCCAGTTTGCGGCTGCAATAATAAAAACTACAGCAATAGTTGTGAAGCGGAACGTGCAGGAATTAAAAAATGGACAAAAGGAAATTGCAAATGA
- the pfkA gene encoding 6-phosphofructokinase, with the protein MKKPTKIAVLTSGGDAPGMNAAIRAVVRSCAYHKLSCIGVYRGFQGLIEGDFKELGPRTVKNIINRGGTFLKSARSKDFRTEEGRKKAYSNLKNERIEALVVIGGDGTFAGASAFMREFNFPVVGIPGTIDNDINGTDFTIGYDTALNTVVEAIDKIRDTANSHNRLFLVEVMGRDAGDIALNAGIGAGAEEILIPEQNMGRGRLLESLSRSKKSGKTSSIVVVSEGDEAGKNIFGLAKYIEENLTEYEVRVTVLGHIQRGGSPSCYDRVLASRLGVGAVDALLRGETNVMIGIVHNSVVSVPFSEAIKGSNAIDEELIRVADIISI; encoded by the coding sequence ATGAAAAAACCAACTAAAATTGCAGTTTTAACCAGTGGTGGCGATGCACCTGGAATGAATGCCGCAATCCGAGCTGTGGTTAGGTCCTGTGCGTATCACAAATTAAGCTGTATTGGTGTTTATCGGGGTTTTCAAGGTTTAATAGAAGGCGATTTTAAAGAACTTGGGCCACGTACGGTTAAGAACATTATAAACCGTGGAGGTACTTTTTTAAAATCTGCACGTTCTAAGGATTTTAGAACTGAAGAAGGTAGAAAAAAAGCGTATAGCAACTTAAAAAATGAGCGCATTGAAGCTTTGGTAGTAATTGGTGGCGACGGTACCTTTGCGGGAGCTTCGGCCTTTATGCGCGAATTCAATTTTCCTGTTGTTGGCATTCCAGGCACTATTGATAACGACATTAATGGAACAGATTTTACCATTGGTTACGATACGGCTTTAAATACCGTGGTAGAAGCTATTGATAAAATAAGAGATACTGCAAATTCGCACAACCGACTATTTCTAGTAGAAGTAATGGGGCGCGATGCTGGCGATATAGCTTTAAATGCAGGTATAGGAGCAGGAGCGGAAGAAATTTTAATCCCGGAACAAAATATGGGGCGTGGGCGATTGTTGGAATCGTTAAGCCGAAGTAAGAAATCTGGCAAAACTTCGAGTATAGTTGTTGTTTCTGAAGGGGATGAAGCCGGAAAAAATATTTTTGGACTCGCAAAATACATAGAAGAAAATTTAACCGAATACGAGGTAAGAGTTACGGTGCTAGGCCACATCCAACGTGGTGGTTCACCCAGCTGTTACGATCGGGTACTGGCGAGCAGGTTGGGCGTTGGAGCAGTTGATGCCCTCTTACGGGGAGAAACGAATGTTATGATTGGTATTGTTCACAATAGCGTAGTTTCGGTACCTTTTTCGGAAGCCATAAAAGGAAGTAATGCCATTGATGAAGAATTAATTCGCGTTGCCGACATTATTTCAATCTAA